TCGAGGAAGTCGGCATCGGCATGGCCCACCGCGGCCGCCTCAACGTCCTGACAAACATCGCAGGCAAGACCTACGCACAGGTCTTCCGCGAATTCGAAGGCACCCAGGACCCCCGCAGCGTGCAGGGTTCGGGCGACGTGAAGTATCACCTCGGCACCGAGGGAACCTTCACTTCGGACAACGGGAAGCAGACCAAGGTCTACCTGGCCGCCAACCCGTCCCACCTCGAAGCCGGCGATTCCGTGCTGGAGGGCATTGTCCGCGCCAAGCAGGACCGGCTGGACAAGGGCGACGAGTTCCCCGTGTTGCCGATCCTCGTGCACGGCGATGCAGCCTTCGCGGGCCAGGGCGTGGTGGCGGAAACGCTCAACCTCTCCCAGCTGCGCGGCTACCGCACCGGCGGCACCATCCACATAGTGGTCAACAACCAGGTGGGCTTCACGACGTCGCCCACGTCCTCGCGTTCGTCGGTCTACTCCACCGACGTCGCGAAGATGGTCCAGGCACCGATCTTCCACGTCAACGGCGATGATCCCGAAGCAGTCGTACGGGTTGGCCAGCTGGCCTACGAGTACCGTCAGCGCTTCCACAAGGACGTCGTCATCGACATGGTCTGCTACCGCCGCCGCGGCCACAACGAAGGCGATGACCCTTCGATGACCCAGCCGATGATGTACAGCCTGATCGAGGCCAAGCGTTCCGTGCGCAAGCTGTACACCGAGTCCCTGATCGGACGAGGCGACATCAGCCAGGACGAGGCCGAGCAGGCGCTGCGCGACTACCAGGGCCGCCTCGAGCGCGTCTTCGCGGAAACGCATGCTGCCCAGACCTCGCCCATCCCGGTGATCACCAAGGATTCCGAAGCGGTTTCCGATCTGGAACGTCCTGCTGCCCAGCAGGAAGGCACCACGATCATCAAGCCGGCAAGCACTGCGGTCTCCGCCGAGGTCCTGGCGCACATCGGCAAGGCCCACGTGGCCGTCCCCGAGGGCTTTACGGTCCACCCGAAGCTGAAGTCCCTGCTGGAAAAGCGGGACCAGATGTCCCGTGAGGGCAACATCGACTGGGGCTTTGCCGAAATCGCCGCCTTCGGTTCGCTGCTGATGGAAGGCGTCCCTGTACGCCTCGCCGGTCAGGATTCACGCCGCGGAACCTTCACGCAGCGCCACGCTGTCTTCCACGACCGCGCCACAGGCGCAGAGTGGATGCCGCTTGCCGAGCTGGACCCGAACCAGGCCAAGCTGTGGATCTACGACTCCCTGCTTTCCGAATTCGCCGCCATGGGCTTCGAATACGGCTACTCGGTGGAGCGTCCGGACGCCCTCGTGCTCTGGGAAGCCCAGTTCGGCGACTTCGTCAACGGCGCCCAGACCATCATTGACGAGTTCATCTCGTCGGCCGAGCAGAAGTGGGGCCAGCGGTCCTCGCTGGTGCTGATGCTTCCGCACGGCTACGAGGGACAGGGACCGGACCACTCGTCCGCACGTATCGAGCGTTTCCTGCAGATGTGTGCCGAGGACAACATGATTGTTGCCAACCCGACCACGGGCGCCTCGCACTTCCACCTGCTGCGCCGCCAGGCGTACAGCCGTCCGCGCAAGCCGCTGGTGGTCTTCACTCCCAAGCAGCTGCTGCGCCTGAAGGCGGCCGCGACGTCGGTGGAGGAGTTCACGCACGGCGAGTTCCAGCCGGTCATCGCCGAGCATGCCGAACTGGATGCCAACGCCGTCGACCGCGTGCTGCTGGTGTCCGGCCGCCTGTACTACGATCTGCTGGCAAACCGCCAGAAGACCGGCGACGACAAGACGGCGATCGTCCGCGTGGAGCAGCTCTACCCGCTCCCCGTCGATGAGATCCGGGCCGCTGTGGGCAAGTACCCCAACGCGGACATCGTCTGGGCGCAGGACGAGCCGGCGAACCAGGGTCCGTGGCCCTTCATCGGCCTCAACCTGCCCCAGCACCTGGACAGCCGCCTGCGCCTGGTTTCACGCCCGGCGTCGGCCTCCACCGCTACGGGCTCTGCCAAGCGCCACGCAGTGGAGCAGGACATCCTTGTGAAAAAGGCCTTCGAACGTCAGTAGGCTAGATTTAGGGTGGGGCGCTTCGGCGTCCCACCCTGTTTTTTTGATTCGAGAAGGTGACTAGTGGAACAACGCAGAATTCGGCTTGCTGCTGTAGGTGATGAGCTGCTGGCCGGACACGGGGATCCGCGCGCACTCGGCTGGCTGGGACGTGTCCTGGCACGAACATCGCCCGAGAACGTCAACCTCCAGGCATACAGCCTGGCTGCACCCAACGAGGGCACCGAGGCGCTGGCCAACAGATGGCTCGCCGAAGCCGGGAGACGATTCGAGGACGGGTGCGAAAACCGCCTCGTGATCGGGCTGTCGGACCGGGACCTGGACCTTCAGCTGACGACGGCGCGAAGCCGCCTGAACCTGGCGAACATCCTCGACGGCGCCGCACAGATGAGCATCAAGGTCTTCGTGGTAGGCCCTCCCCCGGGCCTGGATCCGGAACGGAACCGGAAGCTCGCGGATCTCTCCGCAGCGTTCGGCGACGTGACCACGCGGCGGAAGCACGTGTACGTGGACACCCTCAACCCGCTGCTGAACCATGAGCAGTGGCGTACGGACCTGGCCGCCAACGGCGGAACGCCGGGCCAGGCCGGCTACGGCCTCATGGCGTGGCTGGTGCTTCACCGAGGCTGGTACCAGTGGCTCGACCTGCCCGACATGAACTGAAAACTCCGTCATAAACAGACGTCCAAAAACCCTCCCGGCAATTGCCGGGAGGGTTTTTGCGCATGCCGGGGCGGTCTCTGGTCGAAAAAATGCCGTGTCCGTCATAACGATCAGTTAACAACGTGTAACTTGTCTCACAGTGGAAACAATATGTGGCTAGTGTTGCTCCACATGCGGCGGTCATCACGTCCGCTTTGGGGGGCCATCATTGGTGGTTCCTGACTCCTCATCACCAGTTAGGACTACTTATGCGTACTAAGCGCACGGCAGCTCTTGCCGCACTCTCCGTGGGGGCCCTGTTCCTGGGCGCCTGCGGCTCCGCCGGGGGCGGAACCGAAAGTGAAGGCGGCTCGGAGGAAACAACCGAGAACATCGCTTCCACCATCAATATCGCCATCAGCCAGGCACCCGATGCCTACAACTCGAGCACCGCCAACACCAACAGCACTTACAACAGCTACGTCGACAACCTGGTGCACAGCAACTTCGTCGAGTACAGCCCTAACGGCGTCATCCACGATGAAGAGTTCGGCACCTTCGAAAAGACCAGCGACGATCCGCTGACGGTGCACTACAAGATCAACGAGGACGCCAAGTGGTCCGACGGCACCCCCATCGACTTCGATGACGTGCTGCTGAACTGGGCCGCTTTCTCAGGGCAGGTCGGTCCCGCCGAAGGCGAAAACATCTTCCAGCCGTCCTCCACCAACGGTTTCTCCCAGACCAAGATGATTGAGGGCGAGGCCGGCGACAAAGAGTTCGACATGGTCTTCGAGACCCCGTACGCGGACTGGGAAGCTTTGATGATCGGCCCCATCATGCCCGCACATGTCGCAGCGGAGAAGGGCGGCCTCGCCACCGATAACGACGGCGAAGCCCTGATCAAGGCCATCCAGGACAAGGACGTCGCGGCGCTGACCCCGCTGGCCGAATTCTGGAACACCGGCTGGAACTACGAAGCCGATCTCACCAAGCTTCCGGAAGCCGAAATGATCCCGTCCTCCGGCCCTTACATGCTGGACAACGCCACCGACGGCACCCTGACCCTCAAGCGCAACGAGAACTACTGGGGCGAAGAGCGCAAGGGCAAGACGGACACCATCGTCTTCAAGACCATTGCAGACACCGAAGCAGTCCAGGCCCTGGAGAACGGCGAGGTCGATATCATCGAGCCGTCCGGCCCCACGGTTGACACCAAGACCGCCATCCAGAACATCGGCGAGACCGTCGAGATGCTCACCGGTCCCGAGCTGACCTTCAGCCACATCGACCTGGACCAGTCCGAGAACGGCGTCTTCAAGGACCTGGCCGTACGCCAGGCCTTCGCCAAGTGCGTACCGCGCGAAGACATCGTCGAGAAGTTCGCCAAGCCCATCGATGAAAACGCCACGGTGGACAACCTGCGCGAATACCAGCCGGGCCAGGAGGAGTACGAGGAAGTCCTCGAAGGTGCTCCGTCCGCCAGCGAGTACGACGAAGTGGACATCGACGGCGCCAAGAAGCTGCTTGCCGATGCAGGCAAGACCGAACCCGTATCGGTCCGCCTGATGTTCTCCTCCACGAGCCAGCTGCGCGCTGACATCGTCACCCTGATCAAGACCTCCTGCGACCAGGCCGGCTTCAACATTGTTCCCACCCCGGACCCCAAGTGGAGCGCCAAGCTCGCTGAGCCCGGAGCCTGGGACGCCATCCTGTTCGCCTGGGCCGGTTCCGGCCTGGCCGCCAGCGCACAGTCGATCTACGTCTCCGACGGCGAGCAGAACTACGGCAAGTTCGCCAACGCTGAACTCGACAAGCTCTGGGACCAGATTGCCACCTCCACTGACGAAGAAGAGGTCAAGGAACTGAAGACCAAGGCAGAGGAAATCCTCGCCGCCGAGGTCTACAACGTGGTCCTGTACGCGAACTCCGGTGTGGTTGCACACTCCTCCAAGCTGGAGAACGTGGAACTGAACCCGAGCCAGAACGGCATCACCTGGAACGCCTACAAGTGGACAAAGCAGGTCTAGCCGCAGCACCACGCTAGCCGCAGCCTAAGCGGGGATGGGCAGACACAAAGTCTGCCCATCCCCCTGCTTATGTCCGCGGCGTTCTTTAGCCCCACCCCAAGGAGCCCCACGGTGTTCTACTTCATTCTTAAAAGAGCGGTCACTTCGTTCTTTATCCTCCTGGCCGCCACGGCACTGATGTTTGTCCTGGCCGTCAACTCCGGCGATCCCCTCCATGACCTCGCCGAACTGCGCAACGACGACCGGGAATCCCGCATAGCAGCCCGTACGGAAGCCATGCACCTGGATCAGCCGATCCACATCCGCTATCTGCTCTGGCTGCAGGAAATCGGCCGCTGCATCATGCCCGGCGGCGCACAGTGCACGCTGGGCCTGGACCGCGTGGGCAACCCCGTCATCGAGCAGCTGCAATCCGCCGCCGGTTCAACCTTCCGCCTGGTGGTCGTAGCAACGGTGCTCGCGATCATCCTGGGTGTGCTCATCGGTGTTGTGACCGCCCTGCGGCAGTACAGCGTGTTCGACTACTCGATCACGTTCGTTGCCTTCCTCCTGTTCTCCATGCCGCTCTTCTGGCTTTCCACACTCCTCAAGCAGTACCTCGCGATCGGTCTCAACACGTGGCTGGAGAATCCAACCATGTCCTATCTGGGCATAGTGCTGCTGGGGTTGGTGGCCGGGGTGATCTGGATGGTTGTCGTCGGCGGCGACCGCCGACGCCGGATCCAGGTATTCGCGGTGGCAGCCGTGGCAACTTGGGCGACCATGCTCCTGTTGCTGATGTCCGGTTGGTTCAAGACCCCCGGCTTCGGTCCCGTCGGCATCCTGGTGAGCGCCTTCGCCATCGCCCTCGGAGTCACGGCATTGTTCGCCGGGTTCCGGCGTCACCGGATTGTCTACGCAGCCCTTGCTACGGCCGCAGCCGGTTTTGTCGGCTATCTGGTCACGAGGAACATCATGAAAGACCCCGACTGGCTGACCATTGCCGGCCTGGCACTGGTGACCGTTGCCGTTTCCGCCGCCATCGGGCACTTCGTGGGCGGACCGTACGCCAAGCAGACCCGGCAGATTACCGCCGTCGTCGGCCTGCTGATCGGTTTCATCGTGTTCCTGGATTCGCTCCTGCACGCCTACCCGACGCTGTCCCGCAAGACCGGCGGCCGGCCCATTCCCACTACCGGTTCCTCCACACCCAACCTCGAGGGAACCTTCTGGGAAGTGAATCTCGATTACGCGCTGTACCTGGTTCTGCCGACCATCGCGATCATGCTGATTTCGTTTGCCATGTACACCCGTTACACCCGCGCCAGCCAGCTGGACGTCATGACCCAGGACTACATCCGCACCGCCCGGGCCAAGGGCCTCAGCGAGCGGACCGTCGTGGTCAAGCACGCGTTCCGCAACGCGATGATCCCGATCACCACCCTGATGGCCTTCGACTTCGCTGGAGTGCTCGGCGGCGCCGTGGTCACGGAATCCGTGTTCGGCTGGAACGGCATGGGCAAGATGTTCACCGACGGACTCTCCAACGTGGACCCCAATGTCATCATGGCGTTCTTCCTCGTGACGGGCGTGGCCGCGGTGACCTTCAACATGCTGGCTGACATCGCGTACGCGTTCCTCGATCCGCGCATCAGCCTGAACTGATTGGTAGAGCAATGACTGATAACAAGATTCCCGCGGACGGGCCGAAGGAAAGCAGCCCGGAGCTGACGGCCATGACGCTGGAGAGCCAGCGGACCGTCACGGCGGACTCCCCCGCAACCAGGGGCGTCGTAGCTGAACCTAGAATCACCGAGGCCAAAAGCCAGTCCAAGCTGGTCCGCGAACGCTTCCTGCGGCATAAGGGCGCCATGGGCGGAATGATCGGCCTGCTCTTTATCGTGCTGCTGGCATTCTCCTCAATCGGCTTCAACGTCGGGCCGCTGCATATTCCGGGCTGGTGGCAGCACACCTTCTACGAAGTGCAGGAAACCTCCGACGGCGGGAAGCCAACCCTGTCCTGGACCGGGCTGGGCGACCATCCGTTCGGCCAGGACGCCCTGGGCCGGGACTACTTCGCGATGACCATGCGCGGGGCGCAGATCTCCCTGATCATTGCCTTCATCGTGGGCATTGTCGGCACCGTCATCGGCACCGTCGTCGGCGCCCTGGCCGGCTATTACCGCGGCCGGGTCGAAGCCGTCCTGATGCGCTTCACCGACGTCATCATCACCATCCCGCTCCTGGTGGTCGCCGCAGTGCTGGCCACCATCGTGGCCGACTTCGGAATCGTCGTCTTCGCGGTCTTCCTGGGCATGCTCACCTGGACCAACCTCGCCCGGATTGTCCGCGGCGAGTTCCTTTCCCTCCGGGAAAAGGAGTTCGTGGAGGCGGCGAAGTCCGTGGGCGCCAGCTCGGCGCGGATCATCTTCAAGCACATCCTGCCCAACACCGTGGGCGTCATCATCGTCTCGGCCACGCTCGCCATCTCCGGCGCCATCCTGCTGGAAACCGCGCTCGGCTTCCTGGGCCTGGGCGTGCAGGAGCCGGACACCTCGCTGGGCAAGCTGATCAATGAAAACCGGTCAGCCATGACCGTGCGCCCCTGGGTCTTCCTCTGGCCCGGCGTGTTTATCGTGGCCATTGCCCTCGCCGTCAACTTCATCGGCGACGGGCTCCGGGATGCGTTTGATCCCCGACAGACAAGGAACAAGCAATGACCTCCACACCGGTATACAGCGACACCCCGGCAACGGGAACCGGTTCACCCATCCTTGAGGTCACCGGACTCGGCGTCGATTTCAACGTTGACAACGAGTGGGTCATGGCCGCCGAAGACGTGAACTACAAGGTTTATCCCGGGGAGATCCTGGCGATCGTCGGCGAATCCGGCTCGGGAAAGAGCATGTCCTCCATGGCACTGCTCGGCCTGCTGCCCGGCAACGGGCGGTCCACCGGCAGCGCGAAGCTGCACGGCAAGGAACTCATCGGCGCCCCGCAGTCGGCGCTGCGGAAGATCCGCGGCAATGACATTGCCATGATTTTCCAGGAACCCATGACGGCCCTGAACCCGGTCCTCACGGTGGGTGAACAGGTGAAGGAGATCATCGAGCAGCACACCGATGCGTCCCCCGCCGATGCCAAGGCACGCGCCATTGAGCTGCTGCGCATGGTGGAGATTCCGGATCCGGAAACCCGTTACGACAGCTACCCGCACCAGTTTTCGGGCGGGCAGCGCCAGCGGGCCATGATTGCCATTGCCATTGCCAATGATCCGATCCTGCTGATCGCCGATGAACCCACGACCGCCCTGGACGTAACGGTCCAGGCGGAAGTACTCGAACTGCTGCGCAAGCTCAACAAACGCCTGAACAGCGCCATCCTGCTCATCACCCATGACATGGGCGTAGTGGCCGACCTTGCGGACAACGTGGTGGTGATGCAAAACGGGCGGATCGTGGAAGCCTCCGCCGTGGTGGATCTCTTCGCTGCACCGCAGCAGGACTACACCAAAGCCCTGCTCGACGCCGTGCCGCACCTCGGTTCCAAGGTGGGCGGTGTGCTGGCAGCCGTCGAGGTGGAGGATGACGGATCCCTGCAGATCACCGACGCGCCCCTGTCGGTCATGAAGGCCTCCGAGGAAGTGGCCGAACCGACGTCGTCGCAGACGCCCGCCCTGCAGCTCGAGAATGTGGCCATCGAGTATCCCGGGCGGTTCCGCACCCCGGCCTTCCGCGCCGTTTCCGACGTTTCCTTCACGATCATGCCCGGCGAAGTCATGGGCCTCGTGGGCGAATCCGGGTCGGGAAAGTCCACCATCGGACGCGCTGTGACCGGTCTGCTGCCGGTGGCCGAGGGAAGCGTCCGGATCAACGGAACAGACATCGCAGGGCTGTCACCGAAAAAAATGCGGCCCCTGCGGCGGAAGTTCGCCATCGTCTTCCAGGACCCGGCAGCGTCCCTGAATCCGCGGATGTCCATCGGTGAGAGCATCGGCGAGCCGCTGTTCCTGCACGAGAAGCTGACCAAGGCCGAGCTGGATAAGCGGGTGGAGAACCTGCTCGATGACGTCCAGCTGCCCAAGAGCTTCCGCAACCGGTACCCGCACGAACTCTCGGGCGGCCAGCGCCAGCGCGTGGGCATTGCCCGGGCGCTCTCGCTGCGGCCGTCCCTGCTCGTGGCGGATGAGCCGACGTCGGCGCTGGACGTATCAGTGCAGGCACGGGTGCTGGCGCTGCTGCAGGACCTGCAGAAGGAGTACGGCTTCGCTTGCCTGTTCGTCAGCCATGACCTGGCGGTGGTCGAGATCCTGGCCAGCCATATCGCCGTGCTGAACAAGGGCAGGATGGTGGAGCAGGGTTCCACCGAGCAGGTCCTGAAGTACCCGCAGGATCCCTACACCCGCCGCCTGCTGGCCGCGGCACCGGTGCCGGACCCGGCCGAGCAGGCCTACCGCCGCGAGCAGCGCTACGCGCTCCTCGCGGCCGGCAACACCGAATAGGGCACGTTGCCCAGCAGGTAAACACAGCAGAACGAAACCGCGGCGGCGTCAGTGGCGGAAGACCATCTTCCCCACGGCGCCGCCGTCGTCGTTGCCCCGGCAGTACGGGCAGTATGGAATTTACTTGGATGTCCGACTATGTTGGGGTGGGAAGATAGTGTCACGGCTCACACCCGGCCGGGATGCAGCTTCGAAATTCCACGGTGCAAAGGAGCATTCCATGATGGTTCGCGAGCTATCGCATTACGTTGACGGACAGCATGTTGGAGGCGGCTCCGGGCGCTTCAGCGATGTCTACGATCCCTGCACGGGCAAGATCTCCGCCAGGGTGCCCCTGGCCAGCACCGAGGAAGTCCGCAACGTGGTTTCCAACGCGGAGAAGGGCCAGCTGGAATGGGCGGCCATGAACCCGCAGCGGCGCGGACGGATACTGCTTCGGTTCGTTGACCTGGTGAACCAGAACCTGGATGAACTGGCCACCCTGTTGTCCTCGGAACACGGCAAGACCCTCCTCGACGCGAAGGGCGACATCCAGCGGGGCATCGAGGTGGTGGAATTCGCTGCCGGCGCTCCGCACCTGCTCAAGGGCGAGTTCTCGGACAACGCGGGGGCCGGCATCGATGTCCACTCGCTGCGCCAGCCGCTCGGCGTCGTAGCCGGAATCACGCCGTTCAACTTTCCGGCCATGATTCCGCTGTGGAAATCCGGTCCGGCACTGGCTGCAGGCAATTCCTTCATCCTCAAGCCGTCCGAGCGGGACCCTTCCGTGCCGCTGCGCCTCGCCGAGCTCTTTACGGAGGCAGGCCTTCCGGCCGGTGTCTTCAATGTGGTCAACGGTGACAAGGAAGCGGTTGATGCACTGCTGGAGGATCCGCGGGTATCGGCCATCGGGTTTGTCGGCTCCACCCCGATTGCGCAGTACATCTATGCCACTGCCGCTGCCCACGGAAAGCGCGCCCAGTGCTTCGGCGGCGCAAAAAACCACATGGTGATCATGCCGGATGCCGACTTGGACATGGCAGCAGATGCCCTGATCGGTGCCGGCTTCGGCTCGGCCGGTGAACGCTGCATGGCCATCTCCGTGGCCGTGCCGGTCGGCAAGGACACCGGCGACGCGCTCGTCGCGAAGCTTGAGGAACGGATCGCGGCTCTGAAGGTAGGCCACAGCCTCGCAATTGATTCGGATTTCGGCCCGGTGGTCGCGGCTTCCGCGAAGGAACGGATCGAGGGGTACATCCAGGCCGGCGTGGAGGAGGGCGCCACCCTCCTGGCCGACGGGCGCGGCCTCGCGGTAGAGGGCTACGAGGGCGGCTTCTGGGTGGGGCCCACTCTCTTCGACAACGTCACCAAGGACATGACGATCTACAAGGAAGAGATCTTCGGGCCCGTGCTCAGCGTGCTCCGCGCGGAGGACTACGACGAAGCCCTGCGCCTGTGCAGCGAGCACGAGTTTGGCAACGGAGTGGCCATCTTCACCCGGGACGGTGACGCCGCCCGTGATTTCGCAAGCCGCGTCCAGGTCGGCATGGTGGGCATCAACGTCCCCATCCCGGTCCCTATCGCCTACTACACCTTCGGCGGCTGGAAGGCTTCCGGATTCGGCGACCTCAACCAGCACGGCGCGGATGCCTTCCGCTTCTATACCAAGACCAAAACGGTCACCACGCGCTGGCCGTCGGGGATCCGCACCGGTGCCAGCTTCGTGATGCCGGAAGGCAGCTGATGGCAGGCATGGGCCCCGGGACGCCTGTCACGGACGAGGTGCTGTTCGAATGCCGCGGCCGGCTGGGCGTAATCACGCTTAACCGCCCACGAGCCGTCAATGCGCTTACGGCCGGCATGGCATCGGCCATGCTGGAGCAGCTCCGGCTCTGGGCCCACGACGACGCCGTCGCAGCCGTGCTGGTACGCGGCGCCGGCGAACGGGGATTGTGCGCGGGCGGCGACATAGTGGCCATCTACCGCGACATGCTCGACGGCGGCAGCGCCACGGCCGCGTTCTGGGCGGAGGAATACACGCTCAACTCGCTCATTTCGAACTACTCCAAGCCTTACGTGGCCTTTATGGACGGACTGGTGCTCGGGGGCGGAGTAGGGATCTCCGCCCACGGCTCAGTCCGGATCGTCACCGAGCGCACCCGGCTGGGCATGCCGGAAACCACCATCGGCTTCGTGCCCGACGTCGGCGGAACCCTGCTGCTCTCCCGCGCGCCCGGGGAGGCCGGCACCCATGCAGCACTCACCGGCGCCCATCTGAACGCCGGCGATGCGGTATTCCTGGGGTTCGCGGACCGCTACGTTCCGTCGGCGAAGCTGGCGGACCTGGCCAGGGCGCTTGAAAGCGAACCCGTGGACTCCGCCGTCGCACGCTTCGCGGAGGAGGCCCCGCCGTCCGGACTCGCAGGGCAGGAATGGATAGAGGCCTGTTACGCGGGGAACGATGCCGAGGAGATTCTGCGGCGGCTGCAGGCCTTCGAGGGGCAGGCACAAGCAGCCAAGGCTGCCGAGGCAATGGCAGCCAAGTCACCGACCGCGGTGAAAGTGGCGCTGGAATCGCTGCGCCGGGTGAAGGGGCTAAGCCTGGAGGAAGCCCTGGAACAGGAGTACCGGGTGGGCCTGCGGTTCCTCGCCGGAACCGATTTCAGGGAGGGCATCCGTGCCCAGGTGGTGGATAAGGACTATTCCCCGCACTGGCAGCCCGCCACGCTGGCAGAGGTCAGCGACGACGACGTCGAATCCTATTTCGCGCCGCTGGGGAACCGTGAACTCATACTTTCCAAGGAGCACAACCATGTCTGAACCATTCGCTTCGGCGCTGGGCGCTGCGGAGCAGACCGCTCCGGTCGCCTTCCTCGGGCTGGGCCACATGGGCGGGCCGATGGCCGTTCGTCTCGTAAACGCCGGATACTCCGTGACCGGCTTCGACGTAATGCCCGCCGCCCTCGAAACGGCGAAGGCAAACGGCATCGCCACAGCCGGCAGTGCCGCCGCCGCGGTGGCCGGCGCCGGCGTGGTCCTCACCATGCTGCCCAGCGGCAAACATCTGCTGGACGCGTATCGGGGCACCGCAGACCAGCCTGGCCTGCTCGCCGCTGCCGCGCCCAACACCCTTTTCCTGGATTGCTCCACCATCAACGTGGAGGAAGCCCGGGAAGCTGCAGAACTCGCGGTTGCTGCCGGCCACCGTGCCGTAGACGCGCCGGTCTCCGGCGGCGTCGTGGGCGCCGAGGCAGGCACTCTGACCTTTATGGTGGGCGCGCTGCCGGAGGACTTCAAAGCAGTCAGCCCGATGCTTGAAGTGATGGGCCGGCGCGTAGTGCACTGCGGAGATCACGGTGCAGGCCAGGCCGCCAAGATCTGCAACAACATGATCCTCGGAATCTCGATGATCGCCGTCAGCGAAGCCTTCGTGCTGGGCGAAAAGCTGGGCCTGACGCACCAGGCCCTCTTCGACGTTGCCTCCGCGGCCTCCGGCCAGTG
This genomic stretch from Arthrobacter sp. zg-Y1110 harbors:
- a CDS encoding multifunctional oxoglutarate decarboxylase/oxoglutarate dehydrogenase thiamine pyrophosphate-binding subunit/dihydrolipoyllysine-residue succinyltransferase subunit, with translation MPDQSNHRLPEEFGGNEWLVDELYEQYLSNKDSVDKKWWSIFESFKAEDSQSGNGSNGNGAGSPDGSRPATRQLPVVKAESTAPNAPKASGESPAATQQSGKPPVAKEPAKAEPAAKSEPKAEAKAAPIPAQLPKTQPSDAAAEEDKVTVLRGPAKAIATNMDLSLSVPTATTVRAIPAKLLIDNRIVINSHLERARGGKISFTHLLGYAIIRAAAQFPSMNVHYDEVDGKPVAVQPAHVNFGLAIDMPKPDGTRLLVVPNIKKAETLNFSEFWHAYEELVKRARNGKLGADDYRGTTISLTNPGGIGTVHSVPRLSKGQAAIIGAGALEYPAEFQGANEKILARNAISKIITLTSTYDHRVIQGAGSGEFLRIIHQLLLGEQNFYDEIFESLRIPYEPVRWSPDIQVNPDEQINKVARIQQLIHAYRVRGHLMADTNPLEYVQRRHADLDILNHGLTLWDLDREWPTGGFGGKPMLKLRKILGVLRDAYCRTAGIEYMHIQDPEERLWFQDRLETKYTKPTREEQLRILSKLNAAEAFETFLQTKFVGQKRFSLEGGESLIPLLDAVISGAADDGLEEVGIGMAHRGRLNVLTNIAGKTYAQVFREFEGTQDPRSVQGSGDVKYHLGTEGTFTSDNGKQTKVYLAANPSHLEAGDSVLEGIVRAKQDRLDKGDEFPVLPILVHGDAAFAGQGVVAETLNLSQLRGYRTGGTIHIVVNNQVGFTTSPTSSRSSVYSTDVAKMVQAPIFHVNGDDPEAVVRVGQLAYEYRQRFHKDVVIDMVCYRRRGHNEGDDPSMTQPMMYSLIEAKRSVRKLYTESLIGRGDISQDEAEQALRDYQGRLERVFAETHAAQTSPIPVITKDSEAVSDLERPAAQQEGTTIIKPASTAVSAEVLAHIGKAHVAVPEGFTVHPKLKSLLEKRDQMSREGNIDWGFAEIAAFGSLLMEGVPVRLAGQDSRRGTFTQRHAVFHDRATGAEWMPLAELDPNQAKLWIYDSLLSEFAAMGFEYGYSVERPDALVLWEAQFGDFVNGAQTIIDEFISSAEQKWGQRSSLVLMLPHGYEGQGPDHSSARIERFLQMCAEDNMIVANPTTGASHFHLLRRQAYSRPRKPLVVFTPKQLLRLKAAATSVEEFTHGEFQPVIAEHAELDANAVDRVLLVSGRLYYDLLANRQKTGDDKTAIVRVEQLYPLPVDEIRAAVGKYPNADIVWAQDEPANQGPWPFIGLNLPQHLDSRLRLVSRPASASTATGSAKRHAVEQDILVKKAFERQ
- a CDS encoding GDSL-type esterase/lipase family protein, with product MEQRRIRLAAVGDELLAGHGDPRALGWLGRVLARTSPENVNLQAYSLAAPNEGTEALANRWLAEAGRRFEDGCENRLVIGLSDRDLDLQLTTARSRLNLANILDGAAQMSIKVFVVGPPPGLDPERNRKLADLSAAFGDVTTRRKHVYVDTLNPLLNHEQWRTDLAANGGTPGQAGYGLMAWLVLHRGWYQWLDLPDMN
- a CDS encoding ABC transporter family substrate-binding protein — protein: MRTKRTAALAALSVGALFLGACGSAGGGTESEGGSEETTENIASTINIAISQAPDAYNSSTANTNSTYNSYVDNLVHSNFVEYSPNGVIHDEEFGTFEKTSDDPLTVHYKINEDAKWSDGTPIDFDDVLLNWAAFSGQVGPAEGENIFQPSSTNGFSQTKMIEGEAGDKEFDMVFETPYADWEALMIGPIMPAHVAAEKGGLATDNDGEALIKAIQDKDVAALTPLAEFWNTGWNYEADLTKLPEAEMIPSSGPYMLDNATDGTLTLKRNENYWGEERKGKTDTIVFKTIADTEAVQALENGEVDIIEPSGPTVDTKTAIQNIGETVEMLTGPELTFSHIDLDQSENGVFKDLAVRQAFAKCVPREDIVEKFAKPIDENATVDNLREYQPGQEEYEEVLEGAPSASEYDEVDIDGAKKLLADAGKTEPVSVRLMFSSTSQLRADIVTLIKTSCDQAGFNIVPTPDPKWSAKLAEPGAWDAILFAWAGSGLAASAQSIYVSDGEQNYGKFANAELDKLWDQIATSTDEEEVKELKTKAEEILAAEVYNVVLYANSGVVAHSSKLENVELNPSQNGITWNAYKWTKQV
- a CDS encoding ABC transporter permease; the encoded protein is MFYFILKRAVTSFFILLAATALMFVLAVNSGDPLHDLAELRNDDRESRIAARTEAMHLDQPIHIRYLLWLQEIGRCIMPGGAQCTLGLDRVGNPVIEQLQSAAGSTFRLVVVATVLAIILGVLIGVVTALRQYSVFDYSITFVAFLLFSMPLFWLSTLLKQYLAIGLNTWLENPTMSYLGIVLLGLVAGVIWMVVVGGDRRRRIQVFAVAAVATWATMLLLLMSGWFKTPGFGPVGILVSAFAIALGVTALFAGFRRHRIVYAALATAAAGFVGYLVTRNIMKDPDWLTIAGLALVTVAVSAAIGHFVGGPYAKQTRQITAVVGLLIGFIVFLDSLLHAYPTLSRKTGGRPIPTTGSSTPNLEGTFWEVNLDYALYLVLPTIAIMLISFAMYTRYTRASQLDVMTQDYIRTARAKGLSERTVVVKHAFRNAMIPITTLMAFDFAGVLGGAVVTESVFGWNGMGKMFTDGLSNVDPNVIMAFFLVTGVAAVTFNMLADIAYAFLDPRISLN
- a CDS encoding ABC transporter permease, which translates into the protein MTDNKIPADGPKESSPELTAMTLESQRTVTADSPATRGVVAEPRITEAKSQSKLVRERFLRHKGAMGGMIGLLFIVLLAFSSIGFNVGPLHIPGWWQHTFYEVQETSDGGKPTLSWTGLGDHPFGQDALGRDYFAMTMRGAQISLIIAFIVGIVGTVIGTVVGALAGYYRGRVEAVLMRFTDVIITIPLLVVAAVLATIVADFGIVVFAVFLGMLTWTNLARIVRGEFLSLREKEFVEAAKSVGASSARIIFKHILPNTVGVIIVSATLAISGAILLETALGFLGLGVQEPDTSLGKLINENRSAMTVRPWVFLWPGVFIVAIALAVNFIGDGLRDAFDPRQTRNKQ